One region of Sulfurisphaera ohwakuensis genomic DNA includes:
- a CDS encoding 4Fe-4S binding protein — MIKVPEGIPIARPKIGSAGNTGLWRVERPEIHYDKCTKCRLCVLYCPENTIDLLENLFPKIDYDYCKGCGVCAQVCPTKAIEMVREVK; from the coding sequence TTGATTAAAGTCCCAGAAGGAATTCCAATCGCAAGACCAAAAATTGGGTCAGCCGGAAATACTGGATTATGGAGAGTTGAAAGACCCGAGATTCATTATGATAAATGCACTAAATGTAGGCTATGTGTACTTTATTGCCCAGAAAATACAATAGATTTGTTAGAGAATTTGTTTCCTAAAATTGATTATGACTATTGTAAAGGTTGTGGTGTATGCGCTCAGGTTTGTCCCACAAAAGCAATTGAGATGGTTAGGGAGGTGAAATAA
- a CDS encoding transketolase C-terminal domain-containing protein: MTQILKRKALALVGNHAVAYAVKQAKPQVLAVFPITPQTTMLEKLAEYISSGELKAELVRIESEHSALATIYGAAVAGARVFTATASQGLLYMGEMIYWAGGQRVPMVAAVATRAIAEPWSIWDDHQDFMSKRDAIWIQIMAENVQEAYDLTLQAFRISEDERVIMPVMMGFDGFILTHTMERVEVLEDYEVDSFLPPRQFNLIDFSDPIGVGPIAQPDEYMRIRYEAMKAMERAKSVIEEIMREYEKISGRKQYGLVECYKCEDAKYAFVTMGAWSGDAKVAVDRLRDQGIEAGLLKIRVFRPFPREKIKEYLRSMKGVIVFDRAVSFGSGGILANEVKSSLYGLEVPVYSVVAGLGGKDVRPLHFQKVMEDLIEGRLEEERWLL, from the coding sequence ATGACTCAAATTTTAAAAAGAAAGGCTTTAGCATTAGTAGGAAATCATGCAGTTGCCTATGCAGTTAAACAAGCTAAACCACAAGTATTAGCAGTATTTCCTATAACACCTCAAACTACAATGTTAGAAAAACTTGCTGAATATATAAGTTCAGGTGAACTAAAAGCAGAGCTTGTAAGAATAGAGAGTGAGCATTCAGCATTAGCAACAATTTATGGTGCAGCAGTAGCGGGTGCTAGAGTATTTACTGCTACTGCCTCACAAGGACTATTGTACATGGGCGAAATGATATATTGGGCTGGCGGTCAAAGAGTTCCTATGGTAGCCGCAGTAGCAACAAGGGCAATAGCGGAGCCTTGGAGCATTTGGGATGATCATCAAGATTTTATGAGTAAAAGAGATGCTATATGGATTCAAATTATGGCTGAAAACGTTCAAGAGGCTTACGATTTAACACTTCAAGCTTTTAGGATTTCTGAAGATGAAAGGGTAATAATGCCGGTAATGATGGGGTTTGATGGCTTTATCTTAACTCACACAATGGAGAGAGTTGAAGTGCTTGAAGATTATGAAGTTGATTCATTCTTACCACCTAGACAATTTAATTTAATTGACTTTTCAGATCCAATAGGAGTAGGCCCAATAGCACAGCCAGATGAGTATATGAGAATAAGATATGAAGCTATGAAGGCTATGGAAAGAGCTAAGTCAGTCATTGAAGAAATAATGAGAGAATATGAGAAAATCTCTGGAAGAAAGCAGTACGGACTTGTTGAATGCTATAAATGTGAAGATGCAAAGTATGCTTTTGTAACTATGGGCGCATGGAGCGGCGATGCGAAGGTCGCAGTAGACAGATTAAGAGATCAGGGTATTGAGGCAGGATTATTAAAGATTAGAGTATTCAGACCGTTTCCAAGGGAAAAAATAAAGGAATATTTGAGGTCAATGAAGGGTGTAATAGTATTTGATAGAGCTGTATCTTTCGGCTCTGGAGGTATTTTAGCAAATGAAGTAAAATCATCTCTTTATGGATTAGAGGTTCCAGTTTATAGCGTTGTAGCCGGTTTAGGTGGTAAAGATGTTAGACCCTTACACTTCCAAAAAGTAATGGAAGATCTAATTGAAGGTAGGTTAGAAGAGGAGAGGTGGTTGTTATGA
- a CDS encoding 3-methyl-2-oxobutanoate dehydrogenase subunit beta, translating into MSLITQVKRIPKFYRGNAACPGCPIPRELDILIEELGEKTVLVVPASCSTVILGDTSGMPSTVPVVHSAFAASAAIASGIVRALRMRGDKDAIVTVWAGDGATGDIGFATLSGAAERNEDILYVCYDNEAYMNTGIQRSSLTPKGAWTTTTPEGKREFKKPLPFIMAEHKIPYVATASIAYPFDYQAKVRKAKQIHGFRYIHLLSPCPPGWRFDSSLTIEIAKLAVETGVWPLFEIENGEFRLTSVSKTLLDKKNRKPVIEYLKLQGRFSKLTEEQTKEIQESIDEMWEQIKEMVKK; encoded by the coding sequence ATGAGTTTAATCACTCAAGTTAAAAGAATTCCAAAATTTTATAGAGGAAATGCTGCATGTCCAGGTTGTCCAATTCCAAGGGAATTAGATATACTAATTGAGGAATTAGGAGAGAAAACTGTACTAGTTGTTCCAGCATCATGCTCAACAGTAATTCTAGGAGATACTTCTGGGATGCCATCTACAGTTCCAGTGGTTCATAGTGCATTTGCCGCATCCGCTGCTATAGCTTCTGGTATTGTTAGGGCTTTAAGAATGAGAGGAGATAAGGATGCAATAGTTACAGTATGGGCTGGTGATGGTGCCACTGGAGATATAGGTTTTGCTACTTTAAGTGGCGCTGCTGAAAGAAATGAAGACATACTTTACGTTTGTTATGATAATGAAGCCTATATGAATACTGGAATTCAACGTTCAAGTTTAACTCCTAAAGGAGCTTGGACAACTACAACTCCAGAAGGTAAAAGAGAGTTTAAGAAACCATTACCATTCATTATGGCTGAACATAAAATACCTTACGTAGCTACTGCATCAATAGCTTATCCATTTGATTATCAAGCAAAGGTGAGGAAAGCTAAGCAAATTCACGGATTTAGGTACATACATTTACTATCACCATGTCCACCAGGCTGGCGTTTTGACTCAAGTTTAACAATTGAAATTGCAAAGTTAGCTGTAGAAACCGGTGTTTGGCCATTATTTGAAATAGAGAACGGAGAATTTAGGTTAACAAGTGTTAGTAAGACACTACTTGATAAGAAAAACAGAAAACCAGTGATAGAATACTTAAAATTACAGGGAAGATTTAGCAAACTTACTGAGGAACAAACTAAAGAAATTCAAGAATCAATAGACGAAATGTGGGAACAAATTAAAGAAATGGTTAAAAAATGA